A DNA window from Merismopedia glauca CCAP 1448/3 contains the following coding sequences:
- a CDS encoding DNA double-strand break repair nuclease NurA, whose protein sequence is MLDLTKLGKAMQGISQQLVLEAGANKLRLERAQKMLDQAQIHQDKLVKTHQDWRDRFIFTPAVPIEPLDTRIPLDIAPEKHTVIATDGSQISPSHHEIAYCYLINIGRVLLHYGQSLYPLLDSFPEVFSQPEDLYVSRQWGIRTEEWMGYRRTVSEAVALANLAIEWKNTDLKSHKPAVKQLSLLETNSSFVPHPLPPTLAMVDGSLLYWFLEPLPTDARDRILYPILEAWEQLRQAKIPLMGYLSSSRSTESLNFFRLPACTHPVPDCLKYCQELERTPCQLFDSLRDSVFWGMELQPGERSPLWRSSAAIQSFYGEHQIYFCYVHVGAEIARIEVPEWVVTDSALFDQALSLMLAQVQKGYGYPVALAEAHNQAVVRGGDRARFFALLEQQMIRSGVRNVGISYKEARKRGSIA, encoded by the coding sequence ATGTTAGACTTAACCAAACTTGGTAAAGCCATGCAAGGCATTAGTCAGCAGTTAGTCTTAGAAGCTGGTGCTAATAAACTGCGTTTAGAACGCGCCCAGAAAATGCTAGATCAAGCCCAAATCCACCAAGATAAATTAGTAAAAACACATCAGGATTGGCGCGATCGCTTCATCTTTACCCCCGCCGTTCCGATAGAACCATTAGATACCAGAATACCTTTAGATATTGCCCCAGAAAAACATACAGTAATCGCTACCGATGGTTCTCAAATCTCTCCTAGCCATCATGAAATTGCCTACTGTTACCTGATTAATATTGGCAGAGTTTTGTTACATTATGGACAAAGTTTATACCCCTTATTAGATAGTTTTCCCGAAGTATTTTCTCAACCAGAAGATCTCTACGTATCTCGTCAATGGGGGATTCGTACTGAAGAATGGATGGGTTATCGACGTACCGTTTCTGAAGCTGTGGCTTTGGCTAATTTAGCAATTGAGTGGAAAAATACTGACTTAAAGTCCCACAAGCCAGCCGTAAAACAACTCAGCCTCTTAGAAACTAACTCCAGCTTTGTACCTCACCCTTTACCTCCCACTTTAGCAATGGTAGACGGTTCCTTACTGTACTGGTTTTTGGAACCCTTACCCACAGACGCACGCGATCGCATCCTCTACCCAATTTTAGAAGCTTGGGAACAACTGCGTCAAGCCAAAATTCCCCTGATGGGTTATTTAAGTTCCTCCCGCAGCACAGAATCGTTGAATTTCTTCCGCTTGCCAGCTTGTACCCATCCAGTCCCCGATTGTCTCAAATATTGTCAAGAACTAGAACGCACCCCCTGTCAACTATTTGACTCTTTGCGAGATAGCGTATTTTGGGGTATGGAATTGCAACCAGGAGAACGCAGTCCTTTATGGCGCAGTTCCGCCGCAATCCAGAGTTTTTACGGCGAACACCAGATTTACTTCTGTTACGTTCATGTGGGTGCAGAAATTGCCAGAATAGAAGTACCTGAGTGGGTAGTCACAGATTCAGCCTTATTTGACCAAGCCTTGAGTTTAATGCTAGCTCAAGTGCAAAAAGGTTACGGTTACCCCGTCGCTCTCGCTGAAGCGCACAATCAAGCCGTCGTTAGAGGAGGCGATCGCGCTCGGTTTTTTGCCCTTTTGGAACAGCAAATGATTCGATCTGGGGTGAGGAATGTGGGAATATCCTACAAAGAAGCCCGAAAACGAGGGAGTATTGCTTAG
- a CDS encoding HAD family hydrolase, which yields MLFSQPTILALDFDGVICNGMSEYLATSWQTYGRIWGLETSEMPDSLGDRFSKFRPLIETGWEMPVLIRALILNIPETEITQNWSSVCQNILDRDHLTSLEIAKQLDGLRDEWIERDVDSWLALHEFYPGIVERLKGLFDSPTKLVIITTKEGRFVDEILNQQAIRIDRINIFGKEQKRPKSATLKQLIAQNQDEVIWFVEDRYQTLQKIVANPDLVSVKLYLADWGYNTARERQLARIDSKVKLISLVDFSQDFSQWDRDQL from the coding sequence ATGCTGTTTTCTCAGCCCACAATTTTAGCCCTAGATTTCGATGGTGTAATCTGTAATGGAATGTCAGAATATCTAGCAACTTCTTGGCAGACTTATGGTCGAATTTGGGGGTTAGAAACTTCAGAAATGCCTGATAGCTTGGGCGATCGCTTTAGTAAATTCCGCCCTCTGATTGAAACTGGCTGGGAAATGCCAGTGCTGATTCGAGCTTTAATTCTCAACATTCCAGAAACAGAAATTACTCAAAATTGGAGTAGTGTTTGTCAAAATATATTGGATCGAGATCATCTCACTTCTCTGGAAATTGCCAAACAATTAGATGGATTAAGGGATGAATGGATCGAGCGCGATGTTGATAGTTGGTTGGCATTACACGAATTTTATCCTGGGATTGTTGAGAGGCTAAAAGGATTATTTGATAGTCCAACTAAGTTAGTTATAATTACTACTAAAGAAGGTAGATTTGTAGATGAAATACTGAATCAACAAGCCATCAGGATCGATAGAATCAATATTTTTGGTAAAGAGCAGAAACGCCCCAAGTCAGCCACTTTAAAGCAGTTAATTGCTCAAAATCAAGATGAAGTAATTTGGTTTGTCGAAGATCGCTATCAAACCCTCCAAAAAATTGTGGCAAATCCAGATTTAGTTAGTGTTAAATTGTATTTAGCAGATTGGGGTTACAATACCGCAAGAGAACGTCAGTTAGCTAGAATAGATAGTAAAGTAAAGCTAATTTCTTTGGTAGATTTTAGTCAAGACTTTTCCCAGTGGGATCGAGATCAATTATAG
- a CDS encoding secondary thiamine-phosphate synthase enzyme YjbQ, giving the protein MIQYQSIVKIKTTGKLFYNVTSKIQAVVKESGISTGLCTLFLRHTSASLIIQENADPDVLLDLQNFFNKLVPEDNLSYIHSAEGPDDMPAHIRAALTHTSEQIPISHGRLLVGTWQGIYIWEHRQQNHFRELVIHIIGE; this is encoded by the coding sequence ATGATTCAATATCAATCAATTGTCAAAATTAAAACTACCGGTAAACTCTTCTATAACGTAACTTCAAAGATTCAAGCAGTTGTCAAAGAATCAGGAATATCTACCGGATTATGTACTTTATTTTTGCGCCACACATCTGCTAGCTTAATAATTCAAGAAAATGCCGATCCAGATGTCTTACTAGATCTACAAAACTTTTTCAATAAATTAGTTCCTGAAGATAATTTAAGTTATATTCATAGTGCTGAAGGTCCTGATGATATGCCTGCTCATATTCGGGCGGCTTTAACTCATACTTCCGAACAAATTCCCATCAGTCATGGTAGATTACTTGTCGGTACTTGGCAAGGAATATATATTTGGGAACATCGTCAACAAAACCATTTTCGAGAGTTAGTAATTCATATTATTGGTGAGTAA
- a CDS encoding glycosyl transferase produces the protein MSRPTLYVTITNHGFGHAVRAASVVAELQKLSPEMLIILVTTAPRWLLESYITGDFIHRPRAFDIGVIQSDSLTMDLPGTFTKLTEIKQRQQQIVSAEVNFIKQNQVDLILADIPFLAAEIGKAAGIPGWMMSNFGWDFIYEAWGEKYSDIVAWIRDSYAKSDRLFRLPLHESMNSFSAITDVGLTGGNPKYNETHLRQTFNINSSVEKTILLSFGGLGLDAIPYQNLARFPDWQFITFDANAPILNNLIKITNRDYRPVDFMPICDRVISKPGYSTFAEALKLNVPIVSLTRSGFAETPLLLAGIQDYAYHQILSPDVFFNGSWEFLEQPLQPPRLSTTLPKNGSEAIATEIVTYLNAS, from the coding sequence ATGTCTAGACCGACTTTATATGTGACAATTACTAATCATGGTTTTGGTCATGCAGTGCGTGCTGCGTCTGTAGTCGCCGAACTCCAAAAACTATCTCCAGAAATGTTAATTATTCTAGTGACAACTGCACCTAGATGGTTGCTAGAATCTTATATTACTGGTGATTTTATTCATCGTCCTCGCGCATTTGATATAGGGGTGATCCAATCAGATAGCTTGACGATGGATTTACCAGGTACTTTCACCAAGCTAACAGAAATCAAACAACGACAGCAGCAAATTGTCAGTGCAGAAGTAAATTTTATCAAGCAAAATCAGGTAGATTTAATATTAGCAGATATTCCGTTTTTGGCGGCTGAAATAGGGAAGGCGGCGGGGATACCTGGCTGGATGATGAGTAACTTTGGCTGGGATTTTATCTATGAAGCCTGGGGAGAAAAATATAGTGATATTGTAGCCTGGATTAGAGATAGTTATGCCAAGAGCGATCGCCTGTTTCGGTTGCCATTACATGAGTCGATGAATAGCTTTTCTGCTATTACTGATGTGGGTTTAACAGGTGGTAATCCCAAATACAACGAAACACACTTGCGGCAGACTTTTAACATTAATAGTTCAGTCGAAAAAACTATTTTACTCAGCTTTGGTGGTTTAGGATTAGATGCAATTCCCTATCAAAATTTAGCGCGGTTTCCCGATTGGCAATTTATCACTTTCGACGCGAATGCACCCATCCTAAATAACTTAATTAAAATCACTAACAGAGATTATCGTCCTGTAGATTTTATGCCCATCTGCGATCGCGTCATTTCTAAACCAGGATATAGTACATTTGCCGAAGCTTTAAAACTAAACGTACCCATAGTCAGTTTAACTCGCAGTGGCTTTGCAGAAACCCCTTTGTTGCTAGCTGGAATTCAAGATTACGCCTACCATCAAATTTTATCACCAGATGTTTTTTTTAATGGTAGCTGGGAATTTTTAGAGCAGCCTTTGCAACCTCCACGCTTATCTACAACTTTACCTAAAAATGGTTCCGAAGCGATCGCTACAGAAATAGTTACTTACTTGAACGCATCATAA
- a CDS encoding DUF4336 domain-containing protein, whose translation MLKQIDKNIWVAEQPLRYLGLSVGTRMTVIRLNNRELVVISPIQVDEPTIEQINQIGDVCHIIAPNCYHYLFAPNFKQIYPKAIFWAAPGLAFKKPELPIDKNITGDGKSFINGIEYLLFDGFGTLGLNGIDTTINECVFFHPESRTLILTDIAFHFDESFPLVTQLAARIIGGYKTLSPSLLEKLGTQEKEKVRASVSQVLAWDFERVIMAHGSIIENQGKERFKTGYAHF comes from the coding sequence ATGCTTAAACAAATTGACAAAAACATTTGGGTAGCCGAACAACCATTAAGATATTTGGGACTCAGTGTCGGTACTAGAATGACAGTAATTCGCTTGAACAATCGTGAGTTAGTTGTCATTTCTCCGATTCAAGTTGACGAGCCAACCATCGAGCAAATCAACCAAATTGGAGATGTATGTCATATAATTGCTCCCAATTGTTACCACTATTTATTTGCTCCCAATTTCAAACAAATTTACCCAAAGGCAATTTTTTGGGCTGCACCTGGTTTAGCATTTAAAAAACCGGAACTACCTATTGACAAAAATATTACTGGTGATGGCAAGAGTTTTATTAATGGGATTGAATATTTATTATTTGATGGGTTTGGCACTCTGGGTTTAAATGGGATTGATACCACAATCAATGAATGCGTGTTTTTTCACCCAGAAAGTCGGACTTTGATTTTGACAGATATAGCGTTTCACTTTGATGAAAGCTTTCCGTTGGTGACTCAATTAGCCGCCAGAATAATAGGAGGATACAAAACTCTTAGCCCTTCATTATTAGAGAAGTTAGGCACTCAAGAAAAAGAAAAGGTAAGAGCATCTGTTAGCCAAGTTCTGGCATGGGATTTTGAGCGAGTAATTATGGCTCACGGTAGTATCATCGAAAATCAAGGTAAAGAAAGATTTAAAACCGGATACGCACACTTTTAA
- a CDS encoding Uma2 family endonuclease, with product MIAIRENYISASEYLAAEEIAETKHEYVNGYIYAMAGASDNHVTITGNIFAALHNHLRNNNCRAYASDMKANISTRNCYYYPDVMVTCYERDRLCNTYKQYPCLIVEVLSDSTEALGRGQKFDNYQQLASLQEYVLIDQNRELVNSFRRVEGGLWLLESYRSGSSLKLESLDLEIPLTEIYNKADINL from the coding sequence ATGATAGCAATTCGCGAAAATTACATCTCTGCTTCAGAGTATTTAGCTGCCGAAGAAATAGCTGAAACCAAACATGAATATGTCAATGGTTATATTTATGCTATGGCAGGAGCAAGCGATAATCATGTGACGATTACAGGTAATATCTTTGCTGCTTTGCATAATCATTTACGTAACAATAACTGTCGGGCATATGCCAGCGATATGAAAGCAAACATATCTACTCGCAACTGCTATTACTATCCGGATGTAATGGTAACTTGTTACGAGCGCGATCGCCTATGCAATACTTATAAACAATATCCTTGTTTAATTGTCGAAGTATTATCTGACAGTACAGAAGCACTAGGTCGGGGGCAAAAATTTGATAATTACCAGCAGTTAGCAAGTTTGCAAGAATATGTTTTAATAGATCAAAATAGAGAACTTGTTAACTCCTTTCGGCGTGTTGAAGGTGGATTATGGCTGCTAGAATCTTACCGTTCTGGTAGTAGTTTAAAACTAGAAAGCCTAGATTTAGAAATACCTTTGACAGAAATTTATAATAAAGCAGATATAAATTTGTAA
- a CDS encoding NACHT domain-containing protein has translation MARPSYGSSAKKRAKELFTALVDYANDELECESEEAIERLRHEIQVYWQDRQRLVVRTKVRFLESLLVLKDVCLSGEQIKESIKRLADFLEILEDNRPNRSGSEVWHFTLKLWYPRSDRLANLRRFDEEWERRRLLKSQQVAPETEICTDYWRECCKESLETQQYQRLTTNPLTVSDGVRFALDEIYVPLGLVERQQQERKDAEVSAASGSRLYEPEESEFSQIIEIEEFLASLTEPPNPKRIAIVGEPGAGKTTLLQKVANWLLEHQQLPIWISLADLQGSTLEDYLLQDWLKQATCQYQITPELQSGLAAEFPKGRVWLLLDAVDEMATDASTALAALARQLRGWVGNAQIVLTCRLNVWDSGNNALETFTTYRNQSFSYGDGIDRDYVANFIDRWFPNNLQLSQSLRVELNKPERRRIKDMVKNPLRLALLCRSWGLTQGNLPNTKATLYQQFVETIYQWKQDRFPTTLSQRYQLNQVLGDLALSALSRGEVRFRLSHSFVVQEFGEARMELLTLALQLGWLNQVGISATTGERIYAFYHPTFQEYFAAQSVTDWRFFFPYLFTPGWREVIWLWFGKSEIEPEDKERFINYLIDFEDGCGGFYSYRTYFLAATGLAEFPQSRQAENILNKLIYWRFGAATRENSRRTFPSCLSDAARVALLQSDRTLVIKALTQFLQSSLNPFASWNAAYSLGKTFDPGNPHAIATLTQLLDEIQNSTLRLQIADSLSKIDPGNEKAIATLTQILLSNLTESMRRKAAYSLGKADLGNFLAITTLEEIAASTADSTLKLHAAKNLLSLQPENTVAIAILQSTQKSLTKISHRRTKSPRIPNLETEKLVLEKRLTIAKDVSNQRRLAYRLGTLEPGHEQAVQTLIQLLLSQLTSVSYKLIVENLQEIILEEQLPQIIALLKPQAASIAYTFDLTDNYSLQDCHCYKLLWFCAQKLSYQTFSQAWNN, from the coding sequence GTGGCAAGACCTAGTTACGGATCGTCAGCAAAAAAACGAGCTAAAGAGTTATTTACCGCTTTGGTTGATTACGCCAATGATGAGTTGGAATGCGAGTCAGAAGAAGCGATAGAGCGATTGCGTCATGAAATTCAGGTTTATTGGCAAGATCGACAAAGATTGGTGGTGCGAACGAAAGTTCGGTTTCTAGAATCATTATTAGTTTTAAAAGATGTTTGTTTGAGTGGGGAGCAGATTAAGGAATCTATCAAGCGTTTAGCTGACTTTTTAGAGATTTTAGAAGATAATCGCCCGAATCGTAGTGGCTCAGAGGTTTGGCACTTTACCCTAAAATTATGGTATCCGAGGAGCGATCGCCTAGCCAATCTACGCAGGTTTGATGAGGAATGGGAACGCCGTCGCTTGCTCAAATCTCAGCAGGTAGCGCCAGAAACAGAGATTTGCACAGATTATTGGCGAGAATGCTGTAAAGAATCTTTGGAAACCCAACAATATCAGAGATTAACTACCAATCCTCTGACGGTGAGTGATGGGGTAAGATTTGCTTTAGATGAAATATATGTCCCTTTGGGATTAGTAGAACGTCAGCAGCAAGAGCGAAAAGATGCAGAAGTGTCTGCTGCTAGCGGTTCTCGACTTTACGAGCCAGAGGAATCGGAATTCAGTCAAATTATCGAAATTGAAGAATTTTTAGCCAGTCTGACGGAACCACCCAACCCAAAACGAATCGCAATTGTAGGGGAACCAGGTGCGGGGAAAACTACGCTACTGCAAAAGGTAGCAAATTGGTTACTAGAGCATCAGCAGTTACCGATTTGGATTTCTTTAGCCGATCTGCAAGGATCTACCCTAGAAGATTATCTACTGCAAGACTGGCTCAAGCAAGCTACCTGTCAATACCAGATTACGCCAGAATTACAGTCAGGATTAGCCGCAGAATTCCCAAAAGGGCGAGTTTGGCTGCTTTTAGATGCTGTAGATGAAATGGCGACTGATGCTAGTACTGCTTTAGCTGCTTTGGCGCGTCAGTTACGGGGTTGGGTGGGAAATGCTCAGATAGTACTAACTTGTCGCCTGAATGTGTGGGATAGTGGAAATAATGCCTTAGAAACTTTTACTACCTACCGTAATCAAAGTTTTAGTTATGGAGACGGGATAGATCGAGATTATGTAGCTAACTTCATCGATCGCTGGTTCCCCAATAATCTGCAATTGAGCCAAAGTCTGCGGGTGGAACTAAATAAGCCAGAACGCAGGCGAATCAAAGATATGGTGAAAAATCCCTTGCGATTGGCTTTACTTTGTCGTTCTTGGGGATTAACACAAGGTAATTTACCCAATACTAAAGCAACTTTATATCAGCAGTTTGTAGAAACTATTTACCAATGGAAGCAAGATAGGTTTCCAACTACTTTGAGTCAGCGCTACCAGTTAAATCAGGTGCTGGGAGATTTGGCTTTGTCAGCGTTGAGTCGAGGGGAAGTGCGATTTCGCCTATCTCATAGTTTTGTGGTACAGGAGTTTGGGGAAGCAAGAATGGAATTACTCACCCTTGCACTCCAATTGGGATGGCTGAATCAAGTAGGGATTTCTGCTACTACTGGGGAGCGAATTTATGCTTTTTATCATCCCACGTTTCAAGAGTATTTTGCAGCTCAAAGTGTAACAGATTGGCGGTTTTTTTTTCCTTATCTATTTACTCCTGGTTGGAGGGAAGTTATCTGGTTATGGTTTGGGAAAAGTGAGATTGAGCCGGAAGATAAAGAGAGATTTATTAACTATTTGATCGATTTTGAAGATGGTTGTGGCGGATTTTACAGTTATAGAACTTATTTTCTCGCAGCTACGGGATTGGCAGAATTTCCTCAATCTCGACAAGCTGAAAATATCTTGAATAAACTGATTTATTGGCGGTTTGGAGCCGCAACTAGAGAAAATTCCCGCCGTACTTTCCCCAGTTGCTTGAGTGATGCAGCGAGGGTAGCATTATTACAGAGCGATCGCACTTTAGTCATCAAAGCTTTGACGCAATTCCTGCAATCGTCTCTAAATCCTTTTGCTTCTTGGAATGCAGCCTATTCTTTGGGGAAAACGTTCGATCCTGGAAATCCCCACGCGATCGCTACTTTAACTCAGTTGCTTGACGAGATCCAAAATTCCACCTTGCGTTTACAGATAGCTGATAGTTTGAGCAAGATAGATCCAGGTAATGAAAAAGCGATCGCCACTCTAACTCAAATCTTACTCTCCAACCTAACAGAATCTATGCGCCGTAAGGCTGCTTATAGCCTGGGTAAAGCCGATCTAGGTAATTTTTTAGCAATCACCACATTGGAAGAGATTGCCGCTTCTACAGCCGATTCTACCTTAAAGTTGCACGCTGCCAAAAACTTACTGAGCCTGCAACCAGAAAATACAGTGGCGATCGCTATACTACAAAGCACCCAAAAGTCACTAACTAAAATTTCCCATCGTCGAACTAAATCCCCAAGAATACCCAATTTAGAAACAGAAAAACTTGTCCTGGAAAAACGCTTAACTATTGCCAAAGATGTTAGCAATCAAAGACGTTTAGCCTATCGTTTAGGTACTTTAGAACCAGGACACGAGCAAGCAGTTCAGACATTGATACAATTACTATTATCTCAGCTAACTTCTGTTTCTTATAAATTAATAGTAGAAAACTTACAAGAAATTATTTTAGAAGAACAATTGCCCCAAATTATAGCCTTACTAAAACCCCAAGCTGCATCTATAGCCTATACATTCGATCTTACAGATAATTATTCTCTACAAGATTGTCACTGCTACAAACTACTTTGGTTTTGCGCTCAAAAGTTGAGTTACCAAACCTTTTCGCAAGCTTGGAATAATTAA
- a CDS encoding condensation domain-containing protein has translation MQLKELLAELSGKGVQLWVEGEQLRVRAPKDAINADLKEFLANNKAELIEWLRSPQISDNSIRLLPIPRTGNLPLSFGQERLWWLSQLAPSSSVYNIPVAFHLAGKLDIAALESSFAEIVHRHEVLRTSFPIEDGKPQHAIAPHLPIQLPVTDLQSTPLKQREQVIQNLVTQAAREPFDLASQPLWRIKLLQLGVEEYVLFLVIHHTIFDGWSFKVLFRELNSLYTSFYSHKAPELTELAIQYADYASWQRQYLQGNVLESLLTYWKQQLDGTISPLDLPIDKHILITSDRGASQSVELSPHLTDAVKELSREAGCSLFMTFLAAFQTLIYRYTGHSEIITCSPLACRQQSETEGLIGYLNNLVPLRIDISGNPSFKELLLRVRRVALGAYAHQDLPFQKLLELPNLGHAKLTQTMFSLLSEEHLSLQLPGIVVQPIEVHNGTANFDLSLSIWEKGETLKAALEYKTDLFSASTIIQMLDNFQILLAAIVKNPEQNLSSLPLFTKKDTRTVPQPNSAPFLAPRDALECQIAKIWEEVLDIKPIGVRDNLFALGANSLLAVRLGDHLQQVLHKSIPLATIFQATTIEQLAAILSQEEYALSESSIAGIQPLGSNPPLFLFEGVGIYYPLVPHLGLEQPIYGLVGELGKGKLSQCDTIEDLAAYYLAEIQTIQPKGPYFLGGVSWGGVVALEIAQQLAAKGEKVGLLALLDTIRPSSRKHLPIAKRLQYHYRQLTQAGFSHILQKVNNRFKKLKKKFSLVYDKLGLEHELVASTNVARLAMRDAYNQAAMKYIPQVYPGKITIFAASDRSESIGEEVTPDLGWGNIAEQGVEIHQIPGDHLGILQEPHVQILAEKLKSCLEAQKLVKK, from the coding sequence ATGCAGTTAAAGGAGTTATTGGCGGAATTATCGGGAAAAGGGGTGCAGTTGTGGGTTGAGGGGGAACAACTGCGAGTCCGCGCGCCCAAGGATGCGATTAATGCAGATTTGAAGGAATTTTTAGCTAATAATAAGGCTGAGTTGATCGAGTGGCTGCGATCGCCTCAAATTTCAGATAATTCTATTCGTTTGCTACCGATACCTCGCACTGGTAATCTTCCGCTATCATTTGGACAGGAACGTCTCTGGTGGCTCAGTCAATTGGCTCCTAGTAGTTCTGTCTATAATATTCCTGTGGCTTTTCATTTGGCTGGTAAACTAGATATCGCGGCATTAGAGTCTAGTTTTGCAGAAATTGTCCACCGTCACGAAGTTTTACGCACTAGTTTCCCTATTGAAGATGGAAAACCGCAACACGCGATCGCACCACATCTACCTATACAGTTACCTGTAACAGATCTCCAGTCAACCCCTCTAAAGCAGCGAGAGCAGGTAATTCAGAACTTAGTTACTCAAGCAGCACGGGAACCCTTCGATCTAGCTTCTCAACCTCTATGGCGAATCAAATTGCTGCAATTAGGTGTAGAGGAATATGTACTATTCCTAGTGATACACCATACCATCTTTGATGGTTGGTCTTTTAAAGTGTTATTTCGAGAATTAAACTCTCTTTATACAAGTTTTTATAGCCATAAAGCACCCGAATTAACTGAATTAGCCATTCAATATGCCGATTATGCTTCATGGCAACGACAATATCTTCAAGGGAATGTTTTAGAGTCTCTACTCACCTATTGGAAACAGCAGCTAGATGGCACAATTTCACCATTAGATTTACCAATAGACAAGCATATATTAATTACAAGCGATCGCGGTGCTAGTCAATCAGTCGAACTATCTCCTCACCTAACTGATGCTGTCAAGGAACTAAGTCGGGAAGCGGGATGTTCTTTGTTTATGACTTTTTTAGCAGCTTTTCAAACACTAATTTATCGTTATACGGGGCATTCAGAGATTATTACTTGCTCTCCTTTAGCCTGTCGCCAGCAATCGGAAACGGAAGGATTAATTGGATATTTGAATAACTTAGTTCCTCTGCGAATCGATATATCTGGAAATCCCAGTTTTAAAGAGTTACTGTTGCGGGTGCGTCGAGTGGCTTTGGGAGCATATGCACACCAGGATTTACCTTTCCAGAAACTGCTAGAACTGCCAAATTTAGGTCATGCTAAACTGACGCAGACTATGTTTAGTTTATTAAGTGAAGAGCATTTAAGTCTACAGCTACCAGGAATTGTAGTTCAACCTATAGAAGTTCATAACGGTACGGCTAACTTCGATCTGTCTTTGTCTATTTGGGAAAAAGGTGAAACCTTAAAAGCAGCACTGGAATACAAAACCGATCTCTTTAGTGCTAGTACCATCATCCAAATGCTCGATAATTTTCAGATTTTATTAGCAGCTATAGTCAAAAATCCTGAGCAAAACCTTTCCTCTCTACCATTATTTACTAAAAAAGACACCCGAACCGTTCCTCAACCAAATTCCGCTCCATTTTTAGCTCCCCGCGATGCTTTGGAGTGTCAAATAGCCAAAATCTGGGAAGAAGTGCTAGATATTAAGCCAATCGGAGTACGAGATAACCTATTTGCACTGGGAGCTAATTCTTTACTAGCTGTACGGCTAGGCGATCACCTACAACAAGTTTTACACAAGTCGATTCCCTTAGCCACTATCTTTCAAGCGACAACGATTGAACAACTAGCGGCAATTCTCTCTCAAGAAGAGTATGCCCTATCGGAGTCATCCATAGCAGGGATTCAGCCACTTGGTTCTAATCCACCTTTGTTTTTATTTGAAGGGGTGGGAATTTATTATCCTTTGGTTCCTCATTTGGGTTTAGAACAACCTATTTACGGACTTGTGGGAGAATTAGGAAAAGGGAAATTGAGTCAGTGCGACACAATTGAGGATTTAGCCGCTTACTATCTCGCTGAAATCCAAACCATCCAACCAAAGGGACCTTATTTTTTAGGTGGTGTATCTTGGGGGGGTGTGGTAGCTTTAGAAATCGCGCAACAATTGGCAGCCAAAGGTGAAAAAGTCGGTTTATTAGCTCTTTTAGATACAATTAGACCAAGTAGCCGCAAACATTTACCGATCGCCAAGCGCCTTCAGTACCACTACCGTCAACTAACTCAAGCTGGTTTCAGCCATATTCTCCAAAAGGTAAATAACCGCTTCAAGAAGCTCAAGAAGAAGTTTAGCCTAGTTTATGACAAGTTGGGTTTAGAACACGAGTTAGTAGCCAGTACCAATGTGGCTCGTTTAGCCATGCGGGATGCTTACAATCAAGCGGCTATGAAGTATATCCCACAAGTATATCCTGGGAAGATTACCATTTTTGCGGCTAGCGATCGCTCTGAGTCTATTGGTGAGGAAGTTACGCCAGATCTCGGTTGGGGAAATATCGCCGAGCAAGGTGTCGAAATTCATCAAATTCCTGGCGATCACCTGGGAATTTTACAAGAACCTCACGTACAGATCCTAGCTGAAAAATTAAAGTCTTGTCTAGAGGCTCAAAAATTGGTTAAAAAGTGA
- a CDS encoding acyl carrier protein translates to MDNFTIKEIESWLVSQLAEYLKVNSGEIEVSEPFARYIMDSSVAVSLTEKLGKWLGVELEPTLFWEYPTIAQVAQYLESFDCNLEDFAF, encoded by the coding sequence ATGGATAATTTTACGATAAAAGAGATTGAAAGTTGGCTAGTTTCTCAATTAGCTGAATATTTGAAAGTTAATTCGGGTGAAATTGAAGTTTCAGAGCCTTTTGCTCGTTACATTATGGATTCATCGGTGGCTGTATCTTTGACGGAAAAGTTAGGAAAGTGGTTGGGAGTTGAGTTGGAACCGACTCTGTTTTGGGAGTATCCAACGATCGCTCAAGTGGCTCAGTATTTGGAGTCATTCGATTGTAATCTGGAAGATTTCGCTTTTTAA